In a genomic window of Aggregatimonas sangjinii:
- a CDS encoding Gfo/Idh/MocA family protein gives MENKKVTTANASRRSFLKKGALASSIFIVPRHVLGGVGYIAPSDRLNLAAIGAGGKGSSDIFNASVNGREKVAALCDVDFGGSAKKSVENFPKAKLYADFRRMLDAEKGIDAVTISTPDHVHGPAAAYAMERGIHVYVQKPMTHNIREARLLTQMAREKKIVTQMGNQGGSNPLLNMVQKWVDDDTIGAVSKVQVWTNRPVWPQGNAMQQPDPSLKPESLDWNLWLGPAEEKPYIPNMHPFNWRGWWDYGTGALGDVGCHLIDIPFRTLGLKYPTDAECSVGSVYSQMWNADYHPEGCPASSFITLHFDATEKSKSPIEMTWSDGGIRPSHPDIIPADNDIGGPGSYNGVMIIGEKGIISTNINDSSPLTPKLYLYDGTTEFGPETEPNDEPEYGHQRKWVDACKAGFGSEEHLGLTSSFDYAGPMTETVLMGNLAIRSYLLRKEDDEGKMQFFGRKKLLWDGENMRITNLEEANQFVGRTYREGWEV, from the coding sequence ATGGAAAATAAAAAAGTTACTACGGCGAATGCTTCCCGTCGATCATTCCTTAAAAAAGGAGCCCTTGCCTCCTCTATATTCATTGTACCAAGACATGTGCTTGGGGGCGTAGGCTATATTGCCCCTAGTGATCGGCTCAACCTGGCCGCCATTGGTGCCGGTGGAAAAGGGAGTAGCGACATTTTTAACGCTTCCGTTAACGGACGTGAAAAAGTGGCCGCCCTGTGTGATGTCGATTTCGGCGGTTCTGCCAAGAAGTCCGTCGAAAATTTTCCGAAAGCAAAATTGTACGCTGATTTTCGAAGAATGTTGGATGCAGAAAAAGGCATTGATGCCGTGACGATTTCAACGCCCGACCATGTGCACGGTCCCGCTGCCGCCTATGCCATGGAACGCGGGATACACGTTTATGTTCAAAAACCGATGACCCATAATATCCGTGAAGCCAGATTGCTTACCCAAATGGCCAGAGAGAAAAAAATCGTCACTCAAATGGGGAATCAAGGCGGTTCCAACCCCTTGCTGAACATGGTTCAAAAATGGGTAGATGACGACACCATCGGAGCGGTATCGAAGGTGCAGGTGTGGACAAACCGGCCCGTATGGCCTCAAGGGAATGCCATGCAGCAACCCGACCCAAGCTTAAAGCCGGAATCGCTCGATTGGAATCTTTGGTTGGGGCCCGCCGAGGAAAAACCATATATCCCCAACATGCATCCGTTCAACTGGAGGGGTTGGTGGGATTATGGCACCGGTGCTTTAGGCGATGTCGGATGCCATTTAATCGATATTCCCTTTAGAACCCTAGGTTTAAAATACCCTACTGATGCGGAATGCAGCGTAGGATCGGTCTATTCCCAAATGTGGAATGCCGATTACCATCCCGAAGGCTGTCCTGCCTCATCGTTCATCACACTCCATTTCGATGCTACGGAAAAATCGAAATCCCCGATTGAAATGACGTGGAGCGATGGCGGCATAAGACCATCCCATCCGGACATCATTCCAGCGGACAATGATATTGGTGGGCCGGGAAGTTATAATGGGGTGATGATCATCGGTGAGAAAGGAATTATATCTACAAATATCAACGACAGTAGTCCCCTGACTCCGAAACTATATTTATACGATGGCACGACGGAGTTTGGACCTGAAACCGAACCGAACGATGAACCTGAATACGGTCATCAGCGCAAATGGGTAGACGCCTGCAAGGCTGGTTTTGGAAGTGAGGAACACCTAGGATTGACCTCCTCCTTTGATTATGCTGGCCCCATGACCGAAACGGTGCTAATGGGCAACCTCGCCATACGCAGTTATCTCCTTAGAAAAGAAGACGACGAAGGTAAAATGCAGTTTTTCGGGCGTAAAAAATTGCTATGGGACGGTGAAAATATGCGAATTACCAATTTGGAAGAAGCCAACCAATTCGTAGGAAGAACATACCGCGAAGGTTGGGAAGTGTAG
- a CDS encoding nuclear transport factor 2 family protein yields the protein MKRISLIMILVWSTIAVAQDAEEAAVQRTIESFFEHFHQQDTLGLRTTAADMITMQTISQDSIGNTVVQTMPYADFLVRIASIPKTTKFEEKLKSFSIQVDGEMANAWTPYEFWIGDAFHHCGVNSFQLVKFGKDWKIVYLIDTRRTENCD from the coding sequence ATGAAGCGTATATCCTTGATTATGATATTGGTGTGGTCTACTATTGCGGTCGCGCAGGATGCTGAAGAGGCAGCCGTTCAACGCACAATAGAATCTTTTTTTGAACATTTTCACCAACAAGACACTCTTGGCCTAAGGACAACTGCGGCCGATATGATTACCATGCAAACCATTTCGCAAGACTCGATAGGAAACACGGTGGTACAGACTATGCCGTATGCCGACTTTCTTGTCAGAATTGCAAGCATTCCCAAAACCACAAAGTTTGAAGAGAAATTAAAATCCTTTTCAATCCAGGTCGATGGCGAAATGGCAAATGCGTGGACCCCTTATGAATTCTGGATTGGTGATGCCTTTCACCATTGTGGGGTAAATTCTTTTCAGTTGGTGAAATTCGGAAAGGATTGGAAAATCGTTTACCTCATCGACACCAGGAGAACCGAGAATTGTGATTGA
- the panB gene encoding 3-methyl-2-oxobutanoate hydroxymethyltransferase, protein MSTAKKEYKRVTVKSLVDMKKNGEKISMLTAYDYSMAKIVDSANVDVILVGDSASNVMAGHETTLPITLDQMIYHAASVIRAVDRALVVVDIPFGSYQSDPKEALRSAIRIMKESGAHAVKLEGGVEIKESVKRILNAGIPVMGHLGLTPQSIYKFGTYTVRAKEEEEAEKLMEDAKLLEKLGCFGIVLEKIPADLTKKVSESISIPTIGIGGGKYADGQVLVIHDLLGMTHEFNPRFLRRYMNLYEDMGKAISDYVSDVKKKDFPSDDEQY, encoded by the coding sequence ATGTCAACTGCCAAGAAAGAATACAAAAGGGTTACCGTAAAATCGCTGGTCGATATGAAGAAGAATGGAGAGAAGATCTCCATGCTTACCGCCTACGATTACTCCATGGCGAAAATTGTCGACTCTGCAAACGTAGATGTCATTCTCGTTGGGGACTCCGCCAGTAACGTAATGGCGGGCCATGAAACGACCCTTCCCATTACCCTAGATCAGATGATCTATCATGCCGCCTCGGTCATCCGAGCCGTAGATCGTGCTTTGGTCGTTGTCGATATTCCTTTCGGAAGTTACCAAAGCGACCCTAAGGAGGCCTTACGCTCCGCAATCCGGATTATGAAAGAAAGTGGGGCCCATGCCGTAAAACTCGAAGGGGGCGTTGAGATAAAGGAGTCTGTAAAAAGAATTTTAAACGCCGGTATTCCGGTCATGGGGCATTTAGGCCTTACCCCACAAAGCATCTATAAATTCGGCACGTACACGGTTCGTGCAAAAGAAGAGGAAGAGGCCGAAAAACTTATGGAAGATGCCAAGTTATTGGAAAAATTGGGGTGTTTCGGGATAGTACTCGAAAAGATACCAGCAGATCTGACCAAGAAAGTTTCGGAAAGTATCTCCATCCCGACCATTGGTATTGGTGGTGGCAAATATGCTGACGGCCAGGTGCTGGTCATTCATGATTTATTGGGAATGACGCATGAATTCAATCCCCGTTTTTTACGTCGTTATATGAATTTGTACGAAGATATGGGAAAGGCGATTTCTGACTATGTAAGCGATGTAAAGAAGAAAGATTTCCCAAGTGACGACGAACAATATTAA
- the lspA gene encoding signal peptidase II produces the protein MLKRITIVFLVLLNIGCDQISKELVRKNVDSSEYIQVIGDNFIMTNVENTGAMLGFGDNFPPIIKNVFLKALPVLVLFILLFRILQKKQMNIWLITAFAFVIGGGVGNLIDRIAYGSVTDFFQIKLGFFKTGIFNMADVSVTLGALLILFLSLRYKKLEF, from the coding sequence TTGCTAAAACGAATTACTATAGTATTTTTAGTGTTGCTCAACATCGGTTGTGATCAAATCTCAAAAGAACTGGTGCGCAAAAATGTAGATAGCAGCGAATACATACAGGTTATAGGCGATAATTTTATTATGACCAATGTAGAGAATACCGGTGCCATGCTGGGTTTCGGGGATAACTTCCCCCCTATTATCAAAAATGTTTTTCTAAAGGCACTCCCGGTTCTCGTGCTCTTCATTTTGCTGTTCAGGATATTGCAAAAAAAACAAATGAATATTTGGTTGATTACCGCCTTTGCTTTTGTTATCGGCGGTGGTGTAGGTAATCTTATCGACCGTATCGCCTACGGGTCGGTTACCGACTTCTTTCAAATAAAGCTCGGATTCTTTAAAACCGGCATCTTTAATATGGCCGATGTATCGGTAACTTTGGGCGCACTATTGATTCTATTTCTTTCACTCCGGTATAAAAAGCTCGAATTCTGA
- a CDS encoding RluA family pseudouridine synthase — MIVVNKRAGDIVQGDKTGDMPLSEVVKEYIKRKYNKPGKVYVGVAHRLDRPTTGIVVFAKTSKALPRLNKLFAEKKAEKTYWAIVKNPPPEQSANLVHWLKRNPKQNKSYAHSKEVTDSKKAILNYEIIKKLDSYFLLEVGLITGRHHQIRAQLSAIGSPIKGDLKYGFDRSNKDGSIHLHARSLSFIHPVKKEPLQFIAELPKDPVWNACC; from the coding sequence TTGATCGTCGTCAATAAGCGGGCAGGCGATATCGTACAGGGCGATAAAACCGGTGACATGCCCTTAAGCGAGGTCGTGAAGGAGTACATTAAGCGGAAATACAACAAACCCGGTAAGGTGTACGTGGGTGTTGCCCACCGGTTGGATAGGCCTACCACGGGCATTGTAGTCTTCGCCAAGACTTCAAAGGCACTGCCTCGTCTCAACAAACTTTTTGCGGAAAAAAAAGCGGAAAAAACCTATTGGGCCATCGTAAAAAATCCGCCACCGGAACAAAGTGCAAATCTGGTGCATTGGTTAAAACGGAATCCCAAACAGAACAAATCATATGCCCATAGCAAGGAAGTGACGGACAGTAAAAAAGCTATTTTAAACTATGAAATAATCAAAAAGCTCGATTCGTATTTTCTGTTGGAAGTAGGTCTAATAACGGGTAGGCATCACCAAATACGGGCACAACTGTCCGCAATTGGCTCCCCGATCAAAGGCGATTTGAAATATGGGTTTGACCGCAGTAACAAAGATGGAAGTATTCATTTGCACGCACGTAGCCTATCTTTTATACATCCGGTAAAAAAAGAACCGTTGCAGTTCATCGCAGAACTTCCAAAAGACCCAGTTTGGAACGCTTGTTGCTAA
- a CDS encoding DUF4252 domain-containing protein: MKKILFLLAIAIVSSCSSYNSIDSFYNAHKNDDQVTAVRVPRFMLSLLGNISPEMKSLIGNTKDLRYMQFPSATPERTRYLNQQMNGITGSSFLEVYRKNDNLNRNVVSIREKRDVVKEILIYNNNTARGSFLYFKGNFDPVKVREMANNEEFRELGDGLINQYDIGTPKEEPKSPDGD; the protein is encoded by the coding sequence ATGAAAAAAATACTTTTCCTTCTAGCGATCGCCATAGTCAGCTCTTGTAGCAGCTACAATTCCATTGACAGTTTTTACAATGCGCATAAAAATGACGACCAAGTCACGGCAGTACGCGTACCCCGTTTTATGCTCTCGCTTTTGGGGAATATTTCACCGGAAATGAAATCCCTTATTGGGAACACCAAAGACTTGCGTTACATGCAATTCCCAAGTGCCACTCCGGAGCGCACGCGATATTTGAACCAACAAATGAACGGCATAACCGGCAGCTCCTTTCTCGAAGTATATCGCAAAAATGACAATTTAAATCGCAATGTCGTGTCTATTCGTGAAAAGAGGGATGTTGTCAAAGAAATACTCATTTACAACAATAACACCGCTCGAGGTTCTTTTCTCTACTTCAAGGGTAATTTTGATCCGGTTAAAGTACGTGAAATGGCCAATAATGAGGAGTTTCGGGAATTGGGGGACGGACTCATAAATCAGTACGATATTGGTACTCCAAAAGAAGAACCCAAAAGCCCTGATGGCGACTAA
- a CDS encoding 2-isopropylmalate synthase has product MSKDKVDIFDTTLRDGEQVPGCKLETKQKLTIAERLDNLGVDIIEAGFPVSSPGDFKSVSEIGKLVKNAAVCGLTRAVKKDIEVAAEALKYAKRPRIHTGIGTSDSHIKHKFNSNREAIIERAVEAVAYAKTFVEDVEFYAEDAGRTDNEFLARVCSAVVKAGATVLNIPDTTGYCLPEEYGAKIKYLKENVKDIHKATLSCHCHNDLGLATANSIAGAINGARQIECTINGIGERAGNTSLEEVVMVLRQHPTLNLDTNINSKLLYNTSQMVSQEMGMMVQPNKAIVGANAFAHSSGIHQDGVIKNRETYEIIDPADVGVNASSIVLTARSGRAALAYRAKLVGYELTKLQLDEVYQEFLKYADNKKEVFDEDIHEIIDSSAINIQSVP; this is encoded by the coding sequence ATGAGCAAAGATAAGGTAGATATTTTTGATACTACGCTGAGAGATGGTGAGCAAGTACCTGGTTGCAAATTGGAAACAAAGCAAAAATTGACGATTGCGGAGCGATTGGACAATTTGGGGGTTGATATTATCGAAGCTGGTTTTCCAGTATCTAGCCCAGGGGATTTCAAGTCGGTTTCAGAAATTGGGAAATTGGTGAAAAATGCAGCTGTTTGCGGTCTTACCCGAGCTGTAAAAAAAGATATCGAAGTAGCTGCCGAAGCCCTAAAATACGCCAAAAGACCAAGAATACATACGGGAATAGGTACTTCGGACTCCCATATCAAACACAAATTTAATTCAAATAGGGAAGCCATCATAGAGCGTGCGGTCGAAGCGGTTGCTTATGCAAAGACTTTTGTGGAAGATGTTGAATTTTATGCCGAAGACGCCGGTCGAACCGATAACGAATTTTTAGCCCGAGTTTGCTCGGCTGTTGTGAAAGCGGGCGCCACTGTTTTGAATATTCCCGATACCACGGGATATTGTCTTCCGGAAGAATACGGGGCCAAAATCAAGTACCTGAAAGAAAATGTAAAGGATATTCACAAAGCCACCCTTTCGTGCCATTGCCACAATGACCTTGGGCTTGCCACCGCAAATTCGATTGCCGGAGCCATCAACGGGGCACGGCAAATTGAATGTACCATCAATGGTATCGGCGAGCGCGCAGGAAATACGTCGCTTGAGGAGGTGGTTATGGTATTACGACAGCATCCGACCCTGAACCTTGACACCAACATCAACAGTAAGTTGTTGTACAATACAAGTCAAATGGTTTCCCAAGAAATGGGTATGATGGTACAACCCAACAAAGCAATAGTCGGTGCCAATGCCTTTGCACATAGCTCAGGCATTCATCAAGATGGGGTAATAAAAAATAGGGAGACGTACGAAATCATAGACCCGGCCGATGTCGGGGTAAATGCCTCTTCCATTGTCCTTACGGCTAGGAGTGGCCGTGCCGCACTGGCGTACCGCGCCAAACTAGTCGGATACGAATTGACGAAGCTGCAACTGGATGAAGTGTACCAGGAGTTTCTCAAGTATGCCGACAATAAAAAAGAGGTTTTCGATGAGGACATTCATGAGATTATAGATTCTTCTGCCATAAACATCCAAAGTGTTCCCTAA
- a CDS encoding isocitrate/isopropylmalate dehydrogenase family protein: MKLRIAILGGDGVGPEVMAQAVKCLKAIGETFNHDFRFTNALIGNTAIRETGNSLPLKTLEVCANSDAILLGALEKTAEDSRDDNDAQPQESLGRLRKELGLFANIRPVKLFPGITANSPFSKNLADKVDFHIYREQLGGLYNGEGHLKESGSATDSCTYTEKEISRIAHLAFKAAKRRRKKVTLVDKANILDTSKLWRTVVTEIAGSYPEVNLECLEIDNAVVKLTLDPSNFDIILADAMFGDVISGQGSILLGAQGLLPSASLGEYHCMFKPTHGAFSKEKGKNSINPIASIFCVIMLLEKFGLKEEANAVFASVRKAFKKKVVVPDVLGSRKYGTDYVGDFIADNITDSDSNLNINDENIGLGKSTII; this comes from the coding sequence ATGAAATTGCGAATCGCTATTTTAGGAGGTGACGGTGTAGGCCCCGAAGTAATGGCCCAAGCGGTCAAATGTTTAAAAGCCATAGGTGAAACCTTCAACCATGATTTCCGTTTTACAAATGCCCTAATTGGTAATACGGCCATACGGGAAACCGGGAATTCCCTCCCTTTAAAAACCTTGGAAGTCTGTGCAAATTCAGATGCTATTCTGCTCGGTGCGCTTGAGAAAACAGCCGAGGATTCAAGAGACGATAATGATGCGCAACCTCAAGAAAGTTTAGGACGTTTGCGAAAAGAGCTCGGACTGTTCGCCAACATACGGCCGGTAAAACTATTTCCGGGGATTACCGCGAACTCTCCTTTTTCCAAAAATCTTGCTGACAAGGTAGATTTTCATATCTACAGAGAGCAATTGGGGGGACTTTATAATGGCGAGGGTCATTTGAAAGAATCCGGCAGTGCTACGGATAGTTGTACCTATACCGAAAAAGAAATCAGTCGTATTGCCCATCTGGCTTTCAAAGCCGCCAAAAGACGCCGAAAAAAAGTAACTCTGGTAGACAAAGCCAATATTTTAGATACCTCTAAACTCTGGCGAACTGTCGTGACCGAGATTGCCGGTAGCTATCCCGAAGTTAATTTAGAATGTTTGGAGATAGACAATGCCGTTGTAAAATTGACATTAGACCCTTCTAATTTCGATATTATTCTGGCCGATGCCATGTTCGGCGATGTTATTTCGGGTCAGGGTAGTATCCTTTTGGGTGCACAAGGGCTGTTACCTTCGGCATCACTTGGTGAGTACCACTGTATGTTCAAACCAACCCATGGGGCGTTTTCAAAAGAAAAAGGGAAGAACTCCATCAACCCGATAGCTTCGATTTTTTGTGTTATTATGCTTTTGGAGAAATTCGGCCTGAAAGAAGAGGCTAACGCCGTATTCGCTTCAGTCCGAAAGGCTTTTAAGAAAAAAGTAGTCGTTCCCGATGTATTGGGAAGCCGTAAATACGGTACGGACTACGTAGGTGATTTTATTGCGGACAACATTACCGATTCCGATTCCAATCTGAACATCAACGATGAGAATATAGGCTTGGGAAAATCGACTATTATTTAA